From a single Lolium rigidum isolate FL_2022 chromosome 7, APGP_CSIRO_Lrig_0.1, whole genome shotgun sequence genomic region:
- the LOC124674411 gene encoding F-box protein At1g70590-like has protein sequence MDAASRTWPPPNPSPAPFSSRLRASSDSHRRRRRRHSKKSRPEPPPPPPAPPKPAPVFAGFADLPQELLHRALSASGAADVSAASRACRAWRDALQPLREAAALHAHGRRLKHGPTVPAPCGVEGRDVARRSALGMFQRAARLGSAAAMVDAGLLCWEEGQREEAMGYYRRAAELGHPVGMCNLGVSYLEADPPEAEEAVRWFYPAASAGNVRAQYNLGLCLQNGKGIKRNQREAAKWYLRAAEGGNVRAMYNVSLCYCLGEGFTQDHVRAKKWLQLAADCGHKKALYECGLKLCAAGDKIRSFMYLELATRRGEAAASHMRDVMLESLSPMNTQLALSEADKWRPKALYTRR, from the exons ATGGACGCCGCGAGCCGCACCTGGCCGCCGCCCAACCCCTCGCCGGCGCCCTTCTCCTCCCGCCTCCGCGCCTCCTCCgactcccaccgccgccgccgccgccgccactccaagaagtccaggccggagccgccgccaccgcctcccgcGCCGCCCAAGCCCGCACCCGTCTTCGCCGGCTTCGCCGACCTCCCGCAGGAGCTCCTCCACCGCGCGCTCTCCGCGTCCGGCGCCGCCGACGTCTCGGCCGCCAGCCGCGCGTGCCGGGCCTGGAGGGACGCGCTGCAGCCGCtccgcgaggcggcggcgctgcacgCGCACGGCCGCCGCCTCAAGCACGGGCCCACCGTCCCGGCCCCATGCGGAGTCGAGGGGCGCGACGTTGCGCGGCGGAGCGCGCTGGGCATGTTCCAGCGCGCGGCGAGGCTGGGATCCGCGGCGGCGATGGTGGACGCCGGGCTGCTGTGCTGGGAGGAGGGGCAGCGAGAGGAGGCCATGGGGTACTACCGCAGGGCGGCCGAGCTGGGGCACCCTGTCGGGATGTGCAATCTCGGGGTCTCTTACCTCGAAG CTGATCCACCCGAGGCCGAGGAAGCTGTTAGATGGTTTTATCCAGCTGCATCCGCAGGCAATGTTCGTGCCCAATACAACCTAGGACTCTGCTTGCAGAATGGAAAAGGAATCAAGCGGAATCAACGAGAAGCT GCAAAATGGTACTTGCGAGCTGCAGAGGGAGGGAATGTACGAGCCATGTATAACGTTTCCTTGTGTTACTGCTTGGGTGAAGGGTTTACGCAGGATCATGTGCGTGCAAAGAAGTGGCTGCAACTAGCTGCTGACTGTGGTCACAAGAAGGCTCTTTATGAGTGTGGTCTTAAACTATGTGCG GCAGGAGACAAGATCAGGTCTTTCATGTATCTAGAGCTGGCAACACGCCGTGGAGAAGCAGCTGCCTCACATATGAGAGATGTAATGCTtgaatcactctctcccatgaatACACAACTTGCCCTGTCAGAGGCTGATAAATGGCGACCGAAAGCCCTCTATACCAGAAGATGA
- the LOC124673834 gene encoding copper methylamine oxidase-like, translated as MASAQEKATACCLPARDAAGARRAIAVAGKVSMAGGERVVSAAGGGAVMDDIGAAVQPTTAKASSKGIPIMTRAQRFHPLDPLSAAEIAVAVATVRAAGKSPEERDSMRFVEAVLLEPEKNVVALADAYFFPPFQPSLLPRTKGSPVIPSRLPPRRAKLVVYNRRSNETTIWIVELSEVHAATRGGHHRGKVISSEVIPDVQPAMDAMEYAECEATVKNYPPFIEAMKKRGVDDMELVMVDAWCAGYYSEADAPSRRLARPLIFCLTESDSPMENGYARPVEGIHVVVDMQNSVVIEFEDRKFVPLPPPDHLRNYTPGETRGGVDRSDLKPLIIDQPEGPSFRINGYFVEWQKWNFRIGFTPKEGLVIYSVAYVDGSRGRRPIAHRLSFVEMVVPYGDPSEPHYRKNAFDAGEDGLGKNAHSLKKGCDCLGYIKYFDAHFTNFTGHVETIENCVCLHEEDHGILWKHQDWRTGLAEVRRSRRLTVSFICTVANYEYGFYWHFYQDGKIEAEIKLTGILSLGALMPGETRKYGTTIAPSLYAPVHQHFFIARMDMAVDCKPNEAHNQVVEVNVKIENAGTHNVHNNAFYAEEKILKSELQAMRDCDPSSARHWIVRNTRAVNRTGQPTGYRLVPGSNCLPFALPEAKFLRRAGFLKHNLWVTPYKSDEKFPGGEFPNQNPRLHEGLPTWVQKDRPLEETDIVLWYVFGLTHIPRLEDWPVMPVERIGFMLMPHGFFNCSPAVDVPPGTSDAADVKEADSPKVIQNGVVSKL; from the exons GGATACCTATAATGACAAGAGCCCAGAGATTCCACCCTTTAGACCCGTTATCTGCTGCCGAAATTGCAGTGGCTGTTGCAACTGTAAGAGCTGCTGGAAAATCTCCTGAG GAACGAGACAGCATGCGCTTTGTTGAAGCTGTGCTATTGGAACCAGAAAAGAATGTTGTAGCATTGGCTGATGCTTACTTTTTCCCACCTTTCCAACCATCACTGCTCCCTAGAACAAAAGGCTCCCCTGTCATTCCAAGCAGGTTGCCTCCCAGGAGGGCCAAGCTTGTTGTCTACAACAGACGTTCCAATGAGACTACCATTTGGATAGTTGAACTATCTGAAGTGCATGCAGCTACTAGAGGTGGACATCACAGAGGGAAAGTGATATCATCTGAAGTTATTCCAGATGTTCAGCCTGCAATG GATGCAATGGAATATGCTGAGTGTGAAGCTACGGTAAAAAATTATCCTCCCTTTATTGAAGCTATGAAAAAAAGAGGTGTGGACGATATGGAGCTTGTTATGGTAGATGCCTG GTGTGCGGGCTACTACAGTGAAGCTGATGCTCCGAGTCGCAGACTTGCCAGGCCTCTAATCTTTTGCCTAACTGAGAGTGATAGTCCCATGGAAAATGGTTATGCTCGACCTGTCGAAGGGATCCATGTTGTTGTTGATATGCAGAATAGTGTTGTCATAGAGTTTGAGGATAGGAAGTTTGTCCCTCTTCCCCCACCAGATCATTTGAGAAATTACACTCCTGGGGAAACGAGAGGTGGTGTTGATCGAAGTGATTTGAAACCTCTTATTATCGATCAGCCTGAGGGCCCAAGCTTCCGTATCAATGGCTATTTTGTGGAATGGCAGAAG TGGAACTTCCGTATTGGCTTCACCCCTAAAGAGGGTCTGGTTATCTATTCTGTTGCATATGTTGATGGTAGCCGTGGACGTCGACCTATAGCTCATAGGCTGAGCTTTGTTGAGATGGTTGTTCCTTATGGTGATCCAAGTGAACCACATTATCGAAAGAATGCATTTGATGCTGGAGAAGATGGACTTGGCAAAAATGCCCATTCCCTCAAGAAG GGATGTGACTGCTTGGGTTACATAAAGTATTTTGATGCACACTTCACAAATTTTACGGGTCATGTGGAGACGATTGAAAATTGTGTTTGTTTGCATGAGGAGGACCATGGAATCCTGTGGAAGCACCAAGATTGGAGAACTGGTTTAGCAGAAGTTAGGCGATCAAGGAGGCTGACAGTGTCATTTATCTGCACAGTTGCCAACTATGAATATGGTTTTTACTGGCACTTTTATCAG GATGGTAAGATAGAGGCTGAAATAAAACTTACTGGAATTCTTAGTTTGGGAGCGCTGATGCCTGGGGAAACAAGGAAATATGGTACAACCATCGCTCCTAGTCTGTATGCACCTGTTCACCAGCATTTCTTTATTGCCCGTATGGACATGGCTGTTGATTGCAAACCTAACGAGGCACATAATCAG GTGGTTGAAGTAAATGTCAAAATAGAAAATGCAGGCACACATAATGTGCACAACAATGCTTTCTACGCTGAAGAAAAAATATTGAAATCTGAGTTGCAGGCAATGCGAGATTGCGACCCTTCATCTGCACGACATTGGATC GTCAGGAACACACGGGCTGTAAACCGTACCGGCCAACCAACTGGCTACAGGCTCGTGCCTGGTTCAAACTGTTTACCGTTTGCTCTACCTGAGGCAAAATTCCTTCGACGAGCCGGGTTCTTAAAGCACAATCTCTGGGTCACACCATACAAGAGCGACGAGAAGTTCCCTGGAGGGGAGTTCCCCAATCAGAATCCTCGTCTACACGAGGGTTTACCTACTTGGGTTCAGAAGGATAGACCCTTGGAGGAAACTGACATCGTCCTCTG GTATGTGTTTGGACTTACCCACATCCCAAGGCTGGAGGACTGGCCTGTCATGCCAGTGGAACGCATTGGTTTCATGCTCATG CCGCATGGATTCTTCAACTGTTCGCCTGCGGTTGACGTGCCTCCTGGCACTTCTGATGCTGCTGATGTGAAGGAAGCTGACTCGCCTAAAGTCATCCAGAATGGCGTTGTTTCCAAACTCTGA
- the LOC124669661 gene encoding 2-oxoglutarate-dependent dioxygenase DAO-like, translating to MVGIPVIDLRLAGARPAESARLRDACERLGCFRVSGHGVPAALQAEMKAAVRALFDLPDDAKRRNTDSVVGSGYVAPSPANPLYEAFGLWDAAVSADVDAFCARLDAPPRSREAVRSYAEAMHALIVDVAGKVASSLGLEGGHPFQDWPCQFRINRYNYTQDTVGSSGVQIHTDSGFLTVLQEDDCVGGLEVLDPAAGEFVPVDPLPGTFLVNVGDVGTAWSNGRLHTVKHRVQCVAPVPRISIAMFLLAPKDDRVCAPEAFVNEEHPRRFKTFNYDDYRKLRLCTGERAGEALARMAA from the exons ATGGTGGGGATCCCGGTGATCGACCTGCGGCTCGCCGGCGCGCGGCCGGCGGAGTCGGCGCGGCTGCGGGACGCGTGCGAGCGCCTGGGCTGCTTCCGCGTGTCCGGCCACGGCGTGCCCGCCGCGCTCCAGGCCGAGATGAAGGCCGCCGTGCGCGCGCTCTTCGACCTCCCCGACGACGCCAAGCGCCGCAACACGGACTCCGTCGTCGGCAGCGGCTACGTCGCGCCCAGCCCCGCCAACCCGCTCTACGAGGCCTTCGGCCTCTGGGACGCCGCCGTCTCCGCCGACGTCGACGCCTTCTGCGCCCGCCTCGACGCGCCGCCCCGCTCCAG GGAGGCCGTCAGGAGCTACGCCGAGGCGATGCACGCGCTGATCGTCGACGTCGCCGGCAAGGTGGCGTCGAGCCTCGGGCTGGAGGGCGGCCACCCGTTCCAGGACTGGCCGTGCCAGTTCCGCATCAACAGGTACAACTACACGCAGGACACCGTGGGCTCCTCGGGCGTGCAGATCCACACCGACTCCGGCTTCCTCACCGTGCTCCAGGAGGACGACTGCGTCGGCGGCCTCGAGGTGCTGGACCCCGCCGCCGGCGAGTTCGTCCCCGTCGACCCCCTCCCCGGCACGTTCCTCGTCAACGTCGGCGACGTCGGCACG GCGTGGAGCAACGGGAGGCTGCACACCGTGAAGCACCGGGTGCAGTGCGTGGCGCCGGTGCCGCGCATCTCGATCGCCATGTTCCTGCTCGCGCCCAAGGACGACAGGGTGTGCGCGCCGGAGGCGTTCGTCAACGAGGAGCACCCGCGCCGGTTCAAGACGTttaactacgacgactacaggaaGCTCCGGCTGTGCACAGGCGAGCGCGCCGGCGAGGCGCTCGCTCGGATGGCGGCGTGA